Proteins encoded in a region of the Bartonella taylorii genome:
- the sfsA gene encoding DNA/RNA nuclease SfsA produces the protein MLFIPKLFPAKLIRRYKRFLADVKWDDQQIFTVSVPNTGSMLGLTTPNSNIWLSRNNNSKRKYTYRLEIVEANNTLVGINTTLPNKLALEAIQNRLLPELSGYKTILKEQNYGTQSRIDFLLRDGVQPDCYLEVKNVHFIRQKGLAEFPDTVTKRGTRHLEELIKIVQQGKRAAMLYIIQREDCSSFTICHDLDPTYGRKFDLALKSGVEFYAVKCHVNIEGIFPIHRVKIENRKSND, from the coding sequence ATGCTCTTTATTCCCAAACTTTTTCCTGCAAAACTCATCCGTCGTTATAAACGTTTTCTTGCTGATGTTAAATGGGACGATCAACAAATCTTCACGGTATCAGTTCCTAACACAGGATCGATGCTTGGATTGACGACTCCAAACTCCAATATTTGGCTTTCACGTAACAACAATTCCAAGCGAAAATACACATATCGATTAGAAATTGTCGAGGCAAATAATACTTTGGTTGGTATCAATACAACTTTACCCAATAAACTTGCATTGGAAGCAATTCAAAATAGATTATTACCGGAATTAAGCGGGTACAAAACAATTTTGAAAGAACAAAACTATGGTACACAATCACGGATTGACTTTCTTCTGCGTGATGGCGTTCAACCTGACTGTTACCTAGAAGTCAAAAATGTCCACTTTATTCGCCAAAAAGGATTAGCAGAATTTCCTGATACCGTAACAAAACGCGGCACACGCCACCTTGAAGAGCTCATAAAAATTGTGCAACAAGGAAAACGAGCCGCTATGCTTTATATAATTCAACGGGAAGATTGTTCATCTTTCACAATTTGCCATGATCTTGATCCAACTTATGGACGTAAGTTTGATTTAGCATTAAAATCAGGGGTAGAATTTTATGCTGTAAAATGTCACGTAAATATAGAAGGTATTTTTCCGATTCATCGAGTAAAAATAGAAAACAGAAAAAGCAATGATTGA
- a CDS encoding DUF3126 family protein yields the protein MDADEIKKLDSYFKNIFRNSALQVKTRPKKDDSCEVYIGDEFLGIIYRDEDENELSYNFSMAILDIDLEN from the coding sequence GTGGATGCTGATGAAATAAAAAAACTTGATAGTTATTTTAAAAACATATTCCGAAATTCAGCATTGCAAGTGAAAACACGGCCTAAAAAGGATGATTCTTGTGAGGTTTATATTGGGGATGAGTTTTTAGGTATTATCTATCGAGATGAAGATGAAAATGAACTATCATATAATTTCTCAATGGCCATATTAGATATTGATTTAGAAAATTGA
- a CDS encoding alpha/beta fold hydrolase translates to MTAEDIRFFEYDALRFAYREEGQGTPILLIHGFGSSARVNWYSTGWFRTLTEAGYRVIALDNRGHGDSVKSYDPSFYTPQAMASDAVRLLQHLELSKVHVMGYSMGARISAFMALLYPTYVHSVIFGGLGIGMVTGAGDWEPVAEALLAEDISTITNPRGLMFRKFADQTKSDRRALAACIITSKQELTASEVYKIKQPALVAVGSLDEIGGEAEPLAALLPYGEALLIPNRDHMFAVGDKVYKKGVIDFLSRYPII, encoded by the coding sequence ATGACGGCTGAAGATATTCGTTTTTTTGAATATGACGCTTTGCGCTTTGCATACCGAGAAGAAGGGCAAGGAACGCCTATTTTGTTAATTCATGGTTTTGGTTCTTCCGCACGTGTAAATTGGTATTCAACGGGTTGGTTTCGCACCCTTACTGAAGCGGGATATCGTGTTATTGCTCTTGATAATCGCGGACATGGAGATTCAGTTAAAAGTTACGACCCTTCTTTTTATACGCCTCAAGCTATGGCTAGCGATGCGGTGAGATTGTTGCAACATTTGGAATTATCTAAAGTGCATGTCATGGGATATTCTATGGGAGCTCGAATTAGTGCATTTATGGCTCTTTTGTATCCAACATATGTACACAGTGTTATTTTTGGTGGCTTAGGTATTGGTATGGTAACAGGAGCAGGGGATTGGGAACCTGTTGCTGAGGCTCTTTTAGCAGAAGATATTTCTACCATTACCAATCCACGTGGTTTGATGTTCCGTAAATTTGCAGATCAAACTAAAAGCGATAGGCGTGCTCTGGCTGCTTGTATTATCACATCAAAACAGGAATTAACAGCATCTGAGGTTTATAAAATTAAACAACCTGCACTTGTTGCTGTTGGTTCATTAGATGAAATTGGTGGTGAAGCAGAACCATTAGCGGCTTTGTTGCCCTATGGCGAAGCATTACTAATTCCTAATCGAGATCATATGTTTGCTGTGGGAGATAAAGTCTATAAAAAAGGAGTTATCGATTTTCTTTCTCGTTATCCTATCATATGA
- the rpsD gene encoding 30S ribosomal protein S4, producing MSKRETTKYKIDRRMGENIWGRPKSPVNRRDYGPGQHGQRRKGKLSDYGVQLRAKQKLKGFYGDISEKQFRKTYEEAARRRGDTGENLIGLLESRLDAVVYRAKFVPTIFASRQFINHGHVNVNGRRTNIQSYRCKPGDVIEIREKSKQLVLVLESMQLAERDVPEYIEADHNQMKATFTRIPAFADVPYAVQMEPNLVVEFYSR from the coding sequence ATGAGTAAACGTGAAACAACGAAATATAAAATTGACCGCCGTATGGGAGAAAATATTTGGGGGCGCCCAAAATCTCCTGTGAATCGTCGTGATTATGGTCCAGGCCAGCATGGACAACGCCGTAAAGGGAAACTTTCTGATTATGGTGTGCAATTGCGTGCTAAGCAGAAGCTAAAAGGATTTTATGGTGATATTTCAGAAAAACAATTTCGTAAAACTTATGAAGAAGCTGCTCGTCGACGTGGTGATACTGGTGAAAATCTTATCGGCCTTTTAGAATCACGTTTGGATGCGGTCGTTTACCGTGCAAAATTTGTACCTACAATTTTTGCTTCTCGCCAATTTATCAATCATGGTCATGTTAATGTAAATGGTCGGCGCACGAATATTCAATCGTATCGTTGCAAACCAGGTGATGTTATTGAGATTCGTGAAAAATCAAAACAACTTGTTTTAGTTTTGGAATCTATGCAATTGGCAGAACGTGATGTACCTGAATATATTGAAGCAGATCATAATCAAATGAAAGCAACATTTACGCGTATTCCTGCTTTTGCAGATGTTCCTTACGCTGTGCAAATGGAGCCTAATTTAGTTGTTGAATTTTATTCTCGTTGA
- the murI gene encoding glutamate racemase, with protein sequence MDERPVLFFDSGIGGLTVLREVRVLIPERQFIYVADDTGFPYGSWEENVLKTRILKIFKILLTLYNPALCVIACNTVSTLMMADLRQKFPHILFVGTVPAIKSAAEQTKSGFISVLATPGTVKRAYTHELINSFAAQCHVQLVGSEKLAGFAEDYLRGKLIDLEELRHEIFPCFVEKNGKYTDIVVLACTHYPFLINFFREQALWPVEWIDPAKAIAKHTRSLLPKRINLKTIKKHKDFALFTSQNVTSSTRHLLKRFSLNIMKGVDFGV encoded by the coding sequence ATGGATGAACGGCCTGTTCTTTTTTTTGATAGTGGTATTGGCGGTTTAACGGTGTTGAGGGAAGTCCGCGTTCTTATCCCTGAAAGACAATTTATTTATGTTGCTGACGATACGGGATTTCCTTATGGAAGTTGGGAAGAAAATGTTCTGAAAACCCGCATTTTAAAGATTTTTAAAATTCTTTTAACACTTTATAACCCTGCTTTATGTGTAATCGCTTGCAATACTGTTTCTACACTGATGATGGCAGATTTACGACAAAAATTTCCCCATATTCTTTTTGTAGGAACAGTTCCTGCAATTAAATCAGCGGCAGAACAAACAAAATCTGGCTTTATTTCAGTATTAGCTACTCCTGGGACAGTTAAACGTGCTTATACACATGAATTAATCAATTCTTTTGCTGCTCAGTGTCATGTTCAGCTTGTTGGAAGTGAAAAACTTGCTGGATTTGCTGAAGATTATTTACGTGGTAAACTTATAGATTTGGAAGAATTACGTCACGAAATCTTTCCGTGTTTTGTTGAGAAAAATGGCAAATATACTGATATTGTTGTTTTAGCTTGTACACATTATCCTTTTTTGATTAACTTCTTTCGTGAACAAGCTTTATGGCCAGTTGAATGGATCGATCCGGCAAAGGCTATAGCCAAACATACAAGATCATTATTACCGAAAAGAATAAATCTAAAAACCATAAAAAAACATAAAGATTTTGCGTTGTTTACATCGCAAAATGTAACTTCTTCAACAAGGCATTTGTTAAAAAGATTTAGCTTAAATATCATGAAAGGAGTTGACTTTGGAGTCTGA
- a CDS encoding RNA methyltransferase produces MAGTDKNRTNLTSGPTIILVEPQLPENIGMVARAMANFGLSKLRLVKPREAFPNEKARAAASKADHVINDTMIFNTLRDAIADLQYVFATTARERCGFKTVKSAVEAACMLRQYENIGHKTGILFGRERWGLENDEISLVDEIITFPVNPAFASLNIAQAVLLISYEWMKSGLEDVRDTAFRAIEMKPANKATFHGFLSQLEGALDIRGYFRPRERKEVMVANLRSVFTRAHFSESEIRLLRGVISSLDHFSPKFPRGSGAPVDRDRKKLKTSVNTDG; encoded by the coding sequence ATGGCTGGAACTGATAAGAATCGTACAAATTTAACAAGTGGTCCAACTATTATTTTAGTTGAACCGCAGTTGCCTGAAAATATTGGTATGGTAGCAAGGGCTATGGCAAATTTTGGGCTCTCTAAGCTCCGGTTAGTTAAACCTCGAGAAGCATTTCCAAATGAAAAAGCCAGAGCTGCAGCGAGTAAAGCAGATCATGTCATTAATGATACAATGATTTTTAATACGTTGCGTGATGCTATTGCGGATTTACAGTATGTTTTTGCTACAACGGCACGTGAAAGATGTGGTTTTAAAACTGTAAAAAGTGCTGTTGAAGCAGCGTGTATGTTACGTCAGTATGAGAATATTGGACATAAAACAGGTATTTTATTTGGAAGAGAGAGATGGGGACTAGAAAATGATGAAATCAGTCTTGTTGATGAAATTATCACTTTTCCAGTCAATCCTGCTTTTGCATCACTTAATATTGCACAAGCAGTTTTGCTTATATCTTACGAATGGATGAAATCAGGTTTGGAAGATGTGAGAGATACAGCTTTTCGTGCAATAGAGATGAAGCCAGCGAATAAAGCAACCTTTCATGGTTTTTTATCTCAGTTAGAAGGTGCTTTGGATATCCGTGGATATTTTAGACCCCGAGAGCGCAAAGAAGTGATGGTTGCAAATCTGCGCTCTGTTTTCACGCGTGCTCATTTTAGTGAATCTGAGATTCGCTTGCTACGGGGAGTTATATCTTCATTGGATCATTTTTCGCCTAAATTTCCACGGGGAAGTGGTGCGCCTGTAGATCGTGATCGCAAAAAATTAAAAACAAGTGTGAATACTGATGGATGA
- the map gene encoding type I methionyl aminopeptidase → MIEYIDYNKVPLKFNGQIRIFDEHAFVKMREVGRIAAECLDALTDIIKPGVTTQEIDDFVFIFGAKQGALPADLNYHGYGHSCCTSINHVVCHGIPNKRPLQEGDIVNVDVTFILDGWHGDSSRMYPVGKIRRAAERLLKITHESLMRGIAAVKPGATTGDIGAAIQQYAESERCSIVKDFCGHGIGQLFHDAPNILHYGTPGEGIELKQGMMFTIEPMINLGKPQVKILSDGWTAVTRDRSLTAQYEHTIGVTNEGCEIFTQSPKDIFYIPNLHA, encoded by the coding sequence ATGATTGAATATATTGACTATAACAAAGTACCCTTAAAATTTAATGGGCAAATCCGCATTTTTGATGAGCACGCTTTTGTTAAAATGCGTGAAGTTGGTCGCATTGCTGCAGAATGTCTCGATGCACTCACGGATATTATTAAGCCTGGTGTTACTACGCAAGAAATTGATGATTTCGTGTTTATTTTTGGTGCTAAGCAGGGAGCACTTCCTGCTGACCTGAATTATCATGGATACGGACATTCATGCTGTACATCCATCAATCACGTTGTTTGCCATGGGATTCCCAATAAAAGGCCTTTACAAGAAGGTGACATCGTTAATGTTGATGTAACTTTTATTCTCGATGGTTGGCATGGAGATTCAAGCCGCATGTACCCTGTGGGAAAAATCAGACGTGCTGCCGAACGTTTGCTAAAAATAACACATGAAAGTCTTATGAGAGGAATTGCTGCAGTCAAACCTGGAGCAACCACAGGTGATATTGGCGCTGCCATTCAACAGTATGCAGAATCTGAACGCTGCTCAATTGTAAAAGATTTTTGTGGTCATGGAATTGGTCAGCTTTTTCATGATGCACCCAATATTCTCCATTATGGAACCCCAGGAGAAGGAATCGAACTAAAACAGGGTATGATGTTTACAATTGAGCCCATGATCAATCTTGGAAAGCCACAGGTTAAGATTTTATCTGATGGCTGGACTGCCGTTACACGCGATCGATCTCTTACCGCACAGTACGAACATACAATTGGTGTAACAAATGAAGGATGCGAAATTTTTACACAATCTCCTAAAGATATTTTTTATATTCCCAATTTACATGCCTAA
- the radC gene encoding RadC family protein, with the protein MAKKINKKGDIESNHFALTSCSPLTPISKTKNENLQKSLQTHKHYQGHRERLRKRYLKSKGNAIEDYEYLELLLFRTIPRANTKPIAKSLIARFGSLADVLGADIHRLQEIQGCGPATATDLKIISDVAGRIVRAELFKRDIFASWDKVLAYCKAVMAHETREQFRVLFLDKKNGLLADEVQQTGTIDHTPVYPREVISRALELSASGLILVHNHPSGDATPSKADITMTYRLKDAANALGIVIHDHLIIARNTHTSFKALKII; encoded by the coding sequence ATGGCTAAAAAAATAAATAAAAAAGGGGACATCGAAAGCAACCATTTTGCTTTAACATCATGCTCTCCACTTACTCCAATATCAAAAACCAAAAATGAAAACCTACAGAAAAGCTTACAAACACATAAGCATTACCAAGGACATCGTGAACGACTCCGTAAACGCTATTTAAAGTCAAAAGGAAATGCAATTGAAGATTATGAATACCTTGAATTACTGCTTTTTCGCACTATCCCCCGAGCAAATACAAAACCAATAGCCAAGAGCTTGATAGCACGTTTTGGCTCATTAGCTGATGTATTGGGTGCTGATATTCATCGACTTCAAGAAATTCAAGGATGTGGGCCAGCAACTGCAACTGATTTGAAAATTATTTCAGACGTTGCTGGACGCATTGTTCGTGCCGAGTTATTTAAACGTGATATCTTTGCATCATGGGATAAAGTACTCGCTTATTGTAAAGCTGTCATGGCTCATGAAACACGCGAACAATTTCGCGTTTTATTTCTTGATAAGAAAAATGGTTTACTTGCTGATGAAGTACAACAAACTGGAACCATTGATCATACTCCTGTCTATCCACGTGAAGTAATTTCTCGAGCTTTGGAATTATCCGCATCAGGACTTATCTTAGTACACAATCACCCCTCTGGTGATGCGACACCTTCTAAAGCAGATATAACAATGACATATAGATTAAAAGATGCAGCAAACGCGTTAGGCATTGTTATTCATGACCACCTTATTATTGCACGAAACACGCATACAAGTTTTAAAGCATTAAAAATCATATAA